In the genome of Peromyscus eremicus chromosome 1, PerEre_H2_v1, whole genome shotgun sequence, the window TTGATCTTACTAGGGGTAGCAAGGAGGGCTGGGCGCCTCCTGCGGGACCAGCCAAGGGAGAAAGCGAGGTCCCGCCTCCTCACCTGCGCCCCGCCCttgaccccacccccagccccgcCTCCAGCGTGGACGGGGCGGGGCGAGCTGAGCCGAGACTGGAGGGGAGGGGCCGCGGCCGCTCGGTGCTAGCTCCGCGAGGCCGGACTGGGCATGAGTCGGGCCCTTTAAGGGCCGCTCCCGAGGAGGTGCCAGGCCCTAGTGGCTCCAACCTCTTCTTCCTGGTCGTGCGAAGGCAGGGACTGACCGTAGGGCTGTGGGAGGGGTCGTGCCGGGTTCGCCCAGGTGACCCGGGCCTGGCCTTATGGCGCTGGTCACAGTGAGTCGCTCGCCGCCGGCTAGTGGCCACTCCACGCCTGTGGGACCCACGGTGAGTTTAGCTTGGTCTTACCCTTTCGCAGTTGGCTGCCAGCCGGGCCTGAGAGAGCACGTCCTGCCCCTGGCAGACGGCCTCACGCCTAGGAGTAGGCGGAGAGGGACCTTGAGTCTCAGGTTCCAGGGCACTGGGGAGGTCCTGAAGCTCCCAAGAGCTCGACCTAGGTAGGTAGATGCGAAGTGCTGAGAGCCAGCCCAGTCTGCAGAGGCCCAGATCCTCTCAGATCCCTCCCACATTCTGCAATCCCGTCCTTGCAGCCCCACGGTGCCGGGGCTCCCCTGGGGCCTGAGGAGGGGAGCGGCTTCAGTGGGAGATTTATTCCCCCCACCTAGGATTCCcctgagggaagaggaggaggagaggtttTGGGTACTTCCTGTCCTGGGGgctgctctctcactctgtccccgGGCTGCTTTCTCAGCAGGACCGAGTGGCCAGGCGCAGAGGCCGGCTACAGCGCAGGTGAGTCCCTTCTCCAGACATATGCTTCCTTATAGCCTGTGCCCTGGCCGCTGCCATTGTGGAATCCAGGTGTCTTGCGTGGACCGAGGACTCACTGAAGTATTCTGATAAACTCATGCTTAGGTGGGAGCCAGGTGCTGTGGGAGGAACTGGCAAGCATCACATTCCTGGCTTGTGGAAGAACCAGCCTACCTTGGCCCTGGTCAGTGGATGATTTCACACATTCCCTGGACCTTGGCTCAGGCCAGTGATCACAGGTCCAAGGGCAGGATAGGACCTGAAGATGTATAGGTGCTTAGACAAGTTTAGAGCATCTGAGCCCACCCAGGAAAGGGACACAACCTCAGATGTGAGCTCAAGGCTGGCCCTCTGGGTACTGACCCCTATCAGGGTCCTGGTTAAAACTGCAAACTGTGCCTCACTCCCGGAGAGCtgactcaggagagcaggctAGCAATCCATTTCGGCAATCCCCTGGGGGGACTCACCCTTGCTAAAGTTTGAAAACCTATGGCCAGAACCGTTTCCCTATCGCTCTGCCAGGCAGAGTTTTGCCGTGCTCCGAGGGGCTGTCCTGGGACTTCaggatggaggagacagaaatGATGCAGCCGAGGCCGGCTCTGAGCCGACGGAGGAAGTCTTGGGTGAGAAGCAGCTCACTGAGGACCAGACCGACAACGGGCAAGAATTCCAGAGTCCTTGGAAACAAGTGCAGAGGCAGCATCTGCACCTCATGGTGGAGCTGCTGAGACCACAGGACGACATCCGCCTGGTAGGGGCCGTGCAGAGCTTGTATCGATTGAGGAGCAATGCTGTGAGAttagggggcacccaggcagttGGAGGGAGGATTACCCAAACCCCAGGAACTCTGCCACTTCAGCCAGAGGCATCTTAGCAGGGCAAGGTCATGTCTGTCTCCAGAGGGCTGTGAAAAGACAAGGGAGGTTTGTCCTGTGTGAGCCAAGAGGTGGGGGTTACTTGAGGGAGGTTTCTGTTGATCCACAGGAGGCCCCTGTTGATACTAGTGAGTTGCCCAGAGATGAACTCATACTCCCAGGGTTTGTGAAGCATGCCTTGGTAGCTGCTGTGCCAGCCAGGCAAACAGAGCACCCACAGAAGACTGGGGTCTACTGGAACCTAAGAGCCAGCTCCTGAAAGAGTGTGGAGGCAGACATTCGCTGTTGGCAGCAAAGTAGGAAAAACAAGATGCAGGCTTCGGTAAAGCAGGCTTTACAACAGgaatttttaaacttatttctatgttatttggtgttttgcctgcatatatgcctgtgtgagggtgtcagaagccctggaactggagttacagacaagtgtgagctgccatgtggatgctaggaattgaaccctggtcctctggaagagcaaccagtgctcttaaccactaagccatctctccagccccaggagtgcTGTTCTAACCCATTATAAGATGAAATCCttctagcatgtatgaggccctacATCATTCCTTTGGTAGAAGGCATTTCTCAAATAAAATATTGGCGAGTGTcagggttttaaaaaaaaatcttgcagaGCTCGAGAGATGATCCAGGGCTTAAGAGctctgattgctcttccagaggaccctcagttcaattcccagcacccacatggtagctcacaaccatctctaactccaatcccaggatAGCTGACATGCTTCTGGTCTCTCTaggtaccagacatgcatgtgatgcacagacatacatgcagacaaagcatccttacaaataaaataatttttcaaaagataGAACCTCTTTGCTAGGCAGAAACAAAAATGAGGCTGCCTCTATTAGTGctatcctccccaccccacccccctttttggGGCCGGGGGAGGTGGtgttccaagacagggtttctctgtgtagctctggctgtcctggtactcactctgtagaccagattggcctcaaactcgtggagatccacctgcctctgcctccctagtgctgggattaaagtcgtgtgccgccaccatccccagcctccctcctttTCTTAACACTCCTCATTTAAGGCTTTTAAAGACAGTTTGTTGAGCCATAAATTACAAAATTTGAGTATCACTGTGTTCTCAGGTAGCCACTGATCTTCTGTCTGGGAGTTGGGAACAGGGGCCAGCAAGGCACaaggtgtgtctgtgtgggagtgAAGGAGCAGAGCCAGGAGCCCCTATGATTCCCAGCTTCTTCCATTTTCCCAGGCAGCCCAGCTGGAGGCAGCCCGGCCCCCACGACTCCGCTACCTGCTGGTAGTGTCCACAGGAGAGTGTCTGAGTCAGGAGACCATTCTTCTGGGGGTGGACTTTCCTGACAGCAGGTAGGAGTAGGGAGAGGAGGGTTGGGGCAAAGATGTGAGGTGCTGAGGGACAATGGCTCTCCTGTCTCCTGTCAGCTCCCACAGCTGCACCCTGGGCCTGGTCTTGCCCCTCTGGAGTGATACCCAGGTGTACCTGGACGGTGATGGGTAAGAGGTGGTAacgggagggaaagggaagggaggcaggCACTGAGGACAATGGGTCCAGGGCTGGGACCCACTCTATCTTACCTGCGATCATGGGAAAGTCACCTAGCTCTGGGCCTCAGCCTCCCCCATCTGACAGATGAACAGGTTCTCTGAGGGCCTGGTATTTGGTTCTACCCTCCCTGGGTCTTCTGCAGGGGCTTCAGTGTGACATCTGGTGGTCAGAGCCGAATCTTCAAGCCAGTCTCCATCCAGACCATGTGGTAAGTGCTGCAGTAGCCTAGCCTTAGGCCAGCCTCTTCCTGGGAGATGGCCTGCAGGCCCAGGAGAGGGAACCAAGTAAGACTGTGTATCTCAGCCTCGCTTTCTCGTCCCAGGGCCACGCTGCAGGTACTGCACCAGGCCTGTGAGGCGGCTCTAGGCAGTGGCCTTGTGCCTGGTGGCAGTGCCCTTGTCTGGGCCGCTCACTACCAGGAGCAGCTGAACTCTGACCAGGGTTGCCTCAATGAGTGGATGGCCATGTCTGACCTGGAGTCCCTGCGACCACCTAttgctgagcctggacagtcagtgctgggggctgggggaggggaaggaaaggtgGAGGGGTGGGTACCACAGTGAAGGGTTGGCCTCTTACTGAAGGATCACTACTAGGGCCTCAGAACAGGAGCAGATGGAGCAGGCGATCCTGGCTGAGTTGTGGCAGGTGTTGGACGCCAGTGACCTAGAGAGTGTCACTTCCAAAGAGGTGGGCAGCGTGCCTGGGCCTGAGGCTCACCTTGCTTTCCTCCAGTCCTGAGGCATTCCCCCTAACTCCAGCTGTGTAGAGGGGACAGGGTGCCATCCTCAGGCCTCACCGGTCTGGGGACCTGGACTCTTCCCGTGCACCACTCCGTAGATCCGCCAGGCCCTGGAGCTGCGTCTGGGACGCCCTCTCCAGCAGTACCGCGATTTTATCGACAACCAGATGTTGCTGCTCATGGCCCAGCAAGACCGGGCCTCCCGCATCTTCCCCCACCTCTACTTGGTGAGTGCAGGCTGTTGGAGGTGGGACCAGGTCACCCACGCAGCTACTGTGACAGGTCCTGGAGCTAGAGGCCAGCCACGGGAGCCCAGCCCTCTTCTTCCATTCCCGTTCCACAGGGCTCTGAGTGGAATGCTGCCAATCTGGAGGAACTTCAGAGAAACAGGTAGAGTTCCCCAGCCTCAGGACTGCCAGTCATTCAGTCTTCCTGTGGGGTAGCCTGGCCAGTGTCTGGGACCTTAGGTCACCCCCTGCACTGCTGGTTTTTGCTTTTAGCCCAGTGCTGGGGGGGCTGCACTCACGTGGGCTCTGAGGCCTCAGCAGCACGTCTGCCCCACTAGGCACACAGGGCAGTGCAGAAATGAGGTCTGTCTGTGCTGAGACCAGGGGTTCTGGTGGGCACGTGCCAGCAGAGGAGGTTCCTGCCCACCTGGCCACCTCTGCCGGCAGAAGAAAAATGCCTTCTAATAGAGATGTGGTTGCCACTTCTGAAAGGAACCTGCCATCCCCACCGTGGGCTTCTGGGAGACCTGCTGTAGCCCTATCACCTGTTGCTGAGAGCCCCCTAATCTCAGCTAAGCTTGAAAGCTAACTGTAGTCAGAGTCATGGAAGAGGGTTAGTGTTGACTTAACGCGGAAACTCAATCCGCAGAGTAAAACAGCGTACCCAAGGTCAGTTGGCAGATGGCTGGCTCAGTTCTCTTCCTACTTTAAGTGTTCCCATCCCCTGATTCAGAACCAAGAACCCAACAGAAGTGGCCAGTGAGCCTGGTTCCTCTGCCACAGTCAGTCTGGTTTGGACCCTCTGGTACAGGGTAAGCCACATCCTGAACATGGCCCGAGAGATCGACAACTTCTTCCCTGAGCGCTTCACCTATCACAACGTGCGTGTCTGGGATGAGGAATCGGCCCAGCTGCTGCCGCACTGGAAGGAGACACACCGCTTCATTGAGGATGCCAGGTGGGCTCCTCCTAGTCTgctgccccagccccagctcccgGCGGAGACTGGTGCCCTCCTCCTGCCCATGCTGCCTTTGGTTCTGTTTCCCTCACTGATCTCTCTGGCCTCACTGCCTTCTCTCTGCTGGGTCCTCAGCCCTTACCTGCCCCTTCCCAGTCTGCAGGCCACTGGGGCTGAGGGAGAGTGGACTGACCATGTCCCACCTCCATAGAGCACAGGGCACTCGGGTGCTGGTCCACTGTAAGATGGGCGTCAGCCGCTCTGCCGCCACGGTGCTGGCCTATGCCATGAAACAGTATGGCTGGGGCCTGGAGCAAGCCCTGATCCATGTGCAGGAGCTCCGGCCCATCGTGCGCCCCAACCCTGGCTTCCTGCGCCAGCTACAGACCTACCAGGGCATTCTGACTGCCAGGTATGGGGGAAGGGACGAGGGAGAAGGTGGTGTGTATACTGGGGGGTGGCTGCTGTGTCACTCAGAGCTGACTCAGATCCACCTCCTCACAGCCGGCagagccatgtctgggagcagaaGGTGGGTGTGGTCTCCCCAGAGGAGCCCCTGGCACCCGAAGTTTCTACACCATTGCCACCTCTTCCACCAGAACCAGGGGGCAGTGGGGAGGTAATGGTTATGAGTTTAGAGGAGACCCCAAAAGAAGAGCTTGGACTGAGGCCCCGCATCAACCTCCGAGGAGTCATGCGCTCCATCAgcctcctggagccctcctcagAGCCAGAGAATACCCCAGAGGCTGGAGACCTGCCGGAGGTGAGTCTGGGCTGGAGAGCTCGGCCTGCAGTAGCCTTGCAGAGGAGAATGTGGGGGCTAAGGGCTAGACTTAAGGCTCCGCTAGGTCCCTCACATAGGGTGTTGTCCTCGCTTCCTCCATACTGAGCGCCTCACACCTTTCTGCGCCAGGCAACTCAGGACTGTCCTGAGTACCTAAAGGTGGGGACCGCCTTTGGGCTCCTCCTTCTGTGCCAGGCCAGGGAAGAGCGGTGGTCCCAGGGTCTAAGCAGTTGCAGGTCTGACTGGGAACAAGAACAGTCCCGTCCCAGCCTGACAAACTGGCCCATTTCCTAAGGGGCTTGGCTCCTAGCTTTGGAGTGGGCATCTTCCTCAAGCTGTGAGCTCCACTGCCAGCTGATGGCTGGCAAATCTTCCTCTACTAGAGAGGGTAGGTAAGAGCATTCCGGATGCCCTCCTAAAGCCGAGGagccacacagccaagtgcagagaaGGGCCTTTGTACTCACCCGGTGGATTAGGTGGACAAGCATGTTGTGTGCTGAGAGTTGTTAGGACAGGAAGCTGGCCCTTGCCTGAGGAAGCCGGGCCCCACATGTGACATGAGGTCACACGGCGGACTCAGAAGGAACCTGCAGGCAGAATGTTTAGGTGCTGGGTATGGACCAATAGGGAGGCATGGGATTGATGGTGGGTTATTGTCCTATGAGGCACCAAGACACTGGTATCCACAGAGCTCTTTTCAGGGCCTGGCCCCGTCAGGGTTCCGCTGTGGCTCACTGGATTGAATGTACAAAGgcagaggggtgggaggagaaggTGGTGGACGTCAGATTCGGTGGCCTAAGAAGGCTGCTAGGGACCAGAAGAAAGCTCAGGGATGGGAGGCAAGGAACGGCTGGTGCTGTTTTCCCTGGGAAGTGTGTGCCCACCCCTTTCCTGGCTCTGAGCTCCCTGtggcccttcttcctcccccacccaggTTTTCTCTTCCCGTGAGTCTTCAGATGAAGAGTCTCTTCATCCCATCTCTCAGCTCTCAACAGCCAAAGGTGGTCAACGGGTTCGCAAGGGGCCTTGGCCTGCCCTGAAGTCTCGCCAGTCTGTGGTTGCCCTTCACAGTGCTGCCCTGGTGGCCAGCAGGACCCGGGCCTTCCAAGAGCAGGGGGAGGCTGGGGTGTCCTCTGCACCTAGGCTCCGGAAAGTGGTGAGGCAGGCCAGTGTAGATGAGAGCAGAGAGGACGGTGGGGCCTAAGCCTTTCTACTCTGTCCCCTAGACACTAAACGAGACTGGTCACAGCTGCTTAGATGGGCGCCCTTTGCACCTATGGGCCTGAACACTCCATATCGCTCCTCCCCAGCAGTTCCCAGACCTTGTCACTTCCTGCAGCCTTAGGGCTCAGACCCATGTCTACCTGTCAAGGGCTCAAGACTTTTTCTACATAGGGTATATGGGTAGAGCAGTTCAAGGTGCCTTGAAGGGTAAGAAGACCCTAGTTTCTTTTCCCACTCACTCTCTAACACTTTATGCAGCCATGGAATTAAAAGCAGAAAATTTTAGGGCAGGTTTTCTGGTGCCCTCAACTTCTGGCCATTCCGTCCTGTTCCTTCTTCTCCTACTGCAGGCAGCTAGGCCAGGGAACCAGTGGCCACAAAGGCAGATAGCACTTTCAGTCCCCAGCCCCACAGGCTCTGAGGggctccccccacacacaaaaccGACCAGAGCCTCTGCTGCTGGGCTGAGTCTCCTGTGGCCCTCACTGGGTCACAGGGCACTGGGCCAAAGAGAGTCTTCTTGTTGGTGAAGATCTCTGGCCAGTCAAGTTTTTCACAGTCGTACAGTACCTGGCTTTGTGCtgagaaataaagacattttcatatGAAGTTTTTTCCATTTGGTGACAAAGCCATCTGTCTTCAGTCAGATCCTTCTCTGTTTACACACGGCACTCCCCCTCTCCTACCCTCTCCAGCTTTGTGTCTCTCAGGTGTCCTGTGACAGACCTGTATTGACTGAGTGgtatgttgggggaggggaagaggtagCCAGTGCTATCTCCTCATCTCTAGGGCACAGCCTGGGTAAATGTTAGCTATCCTGCCCATCAACAGGTGCAGGGGGAACAAGCCTGATTGGGGTAGCTAAAGGAAGTTAACTCGGAGTAAGTAGGAACTCGGCGGCTACTGCCGCCGCCTACCTGGACTAGACCAAGCCTGTCCTTAAGGCTCAACTTCCTTTAGGACATTTGTGCTAGTCCTTGAGGATACTTGGGTTCCAAGAATCACCTTCCAAGCccggcacgcctttaatcccagcacttgggaggcagaggcaggaggatctctaagttcaaggccagcctggtctacagagcaagttccaggacagccagggctacacacacaaaccctgtctcgaaaaaccaaaaaaagaaaaaaggagttaGTGCTTCCATCATTGTCATTTCCGTCCTGGTCCCAAGATCATGCTCTGTGCTTTATGACACTATGACATACTGCACTGGTTTGGGCTAAGTGTGTTCAGTGCTGAACAGCCCTGCTTCCTGAAGCTGGGACACAGTCATGAACTCAGCTCCTCCCAACCCCTGTTCACAAGGACCCTAAGAAATAAGGACTTGGCATCCATGGGGAAACAAAGACTGGAAAGGAAACTATACAGCTGGGAgatggtggcggcgcacgcctttagttccagcatttgggaggcagagacaggtggatctctgagttcgaggccagcccggtctacagagcgagttccaggacagggtccaaagctacacagagaaactctgtctcgaaaaaccaaaataaattaaataaaaagacttGTGTATACAAAGCTTAAACAAATTGCTAATGCGCTTAACAGAAAATGAGGATGTAGTCTGTCCTGCTCTTCAGTGACTCACTTCCATCTTCACAGGCAATGGCTATTCACAGCCTCTGAGGCCCTCCAAAGACGATCCATGGTTATGTAATCAAATATACtagtgtgtgtgttctttggaAATGTAGGTGGTAGCATATAAAATCTTTCATTACATTTGTGTActtggtgtgcatgtgtacacagatGCCACAGCTTGTGGTGAGGACCAGACAACAGCCGGAGGGAGTCAGGTTCCCCCaacatgtaggttccagggaccCAACTCAGGTATTCAGTCTCGGTGGCAGGTGTCCTCCCACTGGCCCCAGACAACAGCACACTAAAAttctaggccaggcggtggtggcgcacgcctttaatcccagcactcaa includes:
- the Ssh3 gene encoding protein phosphatase Slingshot homolog 3 isoform X1 produces the protein MALVTVSRSPPASGHSTPVGPTQDRVARRRGRLQRRQSFAVLRGAVLGLQDGGDRNDAAEAGSEPTEEVLGEKQLTEDQTDNGQEFQSPWKQVQRQHLHLMVELLRPQDDIRLAAQLEAARPPRLRYLLVVSTGECLSQETILLGVDFPDSSSHSCTLGLVLPLWSDTQVYLDGDGGFSVTSGGQSRIFKPVSIQTMWATLQVLHQACEAALGSGLVPGGSALVWAAHYQEQLNSDQGCLNEWMAMSDLESLRPPIAEPGQASEQEQMEQAILAELWQVLDASDLESVTSKEIRQALELRLGRPLQQYRDFIDNQMLLLMAQQDRASRIFPHLYLGSEWNAANLEELQRNRVSHILNMAREIDNFFPERFTYHNVRVWDEESAQLLPHWKETHRFIEDARAQGTRVLVHCKMGVSRSAATVLAYAMKQYGWGLEQALIHVQELRPIVRPNPGFLRQLQTYQGILTASRQSHVWEQKVGVVSPEEPLAPEVSTPLPPLPPEPGGSGEVMVMSLEETPKEELGLRPRINLRGVMRSISLLEPSSEPENTPEAGDLPEVFSSRESSDEESLHPISQLSTAKGGQRVRKGPWPALKSRQSVVALHSAALVASRTRAFQEQGEAGVSSAPRLRKVVRQASVDESREDGGA
- the Ssh3 gene encoding protein phosphatase Slingshot homolog 3 isoform X2; this translates as MALVTVSRSPPASGHSTPVGPTDRVARRRGRLQRRQSFAVLRGAVLGLQDGGDRNDAAEAGSEPTEEVLGEKQLTEDQTDNGQEFQSPWKQVQRQHLHLMVELLRPQDDIRLAAQLEAARPPRLRYLLVVSTGECLSQETILLGVDFPDSSSHSCTLGLVLPLWSDTQVYLDGDGGFSVTSGGQSRIFKPVSIQTMWATLQVLHQACEAALGSGLVPGGSALVWAAHYQEQLNSDQGCLNEWMAMSDLESLRPPIAEPGQASEQEQMEQAILAELWQVLDASDLESVTSKEIRQALELRLGRPLQQYRDFIDNQMLLLMAQQDRASRIFPHLYLGSEWNAANLEELQRNRVSHILNMAREIDNFFPERFTYHNVRVWDEESAQLLPHWKETHRFIEDARAQGTRVLVHCKMGVSRSAATVLAYAMKQYGWGLEQALIHVQELRPIVRPNPGFLRQLQTYQGILTASRQSHVWEQKVGVVSPEEPLAPEVSTPLPPLPPEPGGSGEVMVMSLEETPKEELGLRPRINLRGVMRSISLLEPSSEPENTPEAGDLPEVFSSRESSDEESLHPISQLSTAKGGQRVRKGPWPALKSRQSVVALHSAALVASRTRAFQEQGEAGVSSAPRLRKVVRQASVDESREDGGA